Proteins encoded within one genomic window of Phormidium ambiguum IAM M-71:
- a CDS encoding ThiF family adenylyltransferase, which yields MIDLTYSNSVPILTRHRHQINIWIVGTGGTGGWLVPSLARLSKVMETSSNKKVTCTLVDPDIIEAKNISRQNFIESEIGSNKALVLATRYNLALGGNLTAIPKPFHQDLIDNWWTGLTIIIGCVDNAAARYQISQCLDLNQNKEPDIWYLDCGNHANSNSGQVLLGSANQFQLKNAFDNPEKPSFCINLPSPTLQHPELLEPLPEELSNTSLSCAEIALRNQQALFVNQQVAAIATEYVKSLLLTAGLRRFATYFNSDIGSMRSRYICSQNITQYTT from the coding sequence ATGATAGACCTAACTTACAGTAATTCTGTCCCAATTTTAACTCGTCATAGACATCAAATTAATATTTGGATTGTTGGCACAGGAGGGACAGGAGGATGGCTGGTTCCTAGCCTAGCTCGATTAAGCAAAGTTATGGAAACAAGTAGTAACAAAAAGGTTACTTGTACTTTGGTAGACCCGGATATTATTGAAGCGAAGAACATTTCCAGACAGAACTTTATTGAGAGTGAAATTGGCAGTAATAAAGCCTTAGTTCTAGCCACTAGATACAACCTAGCATTAGGCGGCAATTTAACTGCTATTCCGAAACCTTTTCATCAAGATTTAATAGATAATTGGTGGACGGGTTTAACGATAATTATTGGTTGTGTGGATAATGCAGCAGCCCGTTACCAAATCAGTCAATGTCTGGACTTGAATCAAAATAAAGAACCGGACATTTGGTATTTGGATTGTGGGAATCATGCCAATTCAAATTCGGGACAAGTGTTACTTGGTTCTGCCAATCAATTCCAACTAAAAAATGCTTTCGACAACCCAGAAAAGCCCAGTTTTTGTATTAACTTACCTTCGCCTACTTTGCAGCATCCTGAATTACTAGAACCGCTACCTGAAGAACTGAGTAATACCTCGCTTTCTTGTGCAGAAATCGCATTGCGTAACCAACAAGCATTATTTGTAAATCAACAAGTAGCTGCCATAGCGACAGAGTATGTAAAATCTCTTCTATTAACAGCAGGATTGAGACGGTTTGCTACTTACTTTAATAGTGATATTGGTTCAATGCGATCGCGCTACATTTGTTCCCAAAATATAACACAATATACAACCTAA
- a CDS encoding AAA family ATPase, which produces MNRKRGLILGKFAPFHQGHQLLMETALSEMDEVITVIYNCPEITNVPLNIRAGWIEKTYPNVQVIKAWDGPTEVGDTAEIKQKHEDYIINYLKIQGITHFYSSEFYGEHMSLALGAVNRLVDYHRSRVPISGTQIRNNLFKFRQYLHPWVYRDLITNIVFLGAPSTGKTTITAQLAEEYNTVWMPEYGREYWEKHQINRRLSLVQLEEIAEGHLEREEALLEKANQYLFTDTNAITTYLFSLSYHNQAAPRLVELAQQAASRYDLVFVCDSDIPYDDTWDRSGEENRKIFQKQIINELIIRKIPFFLLQGELETRINYVKSILAKYCKYENLLQLFAMNK; this is translated from the coding sequence ATGAATAGAAAACGGGGACTAATTTTAGGGAAATTTGCACCTTTCCATCAAGGGCATCAACTGTTAATGGAAACAGCATTATCAGAAATGGATGAAGTAATTACAGTTATTTACAATTGCCCAGAAATAACTAATGTTCCTCTAAATATACGTGCTGGCTGGATCGAGAAAACATACCCTAACGTCCAAGTAATAAAAGCATGGGATGGCCCTACGGAAGTAGGAGATACAGCAGAAATTAAGCAAAAGCACGAAGATTACATTATTAATTATCTAAAAATACAAGGAATCACACACTTTTATTCGAGTGAATTTTATGGAGAACACATGAGTTTAGCTCTAGGAGCAGTTAATCGTCTGGTAGATTATCATCGCAGTAGAGTTCCCATTTCAGGTACACAAATCAGGAACAATCTGTTTAAATTTCGTCAATATTTACATCCCTGGGTATATCGTGACTTGATTACCAATATAGTTTTTCTCGGAGCACCTTCTACAGGGAAAACTACAATTACTGCACAATTAGCAGAAGAATATAACACAGTTTGGATGCCCGAATATGGAAGAGAGTATTGGGAAAAGCATCAAATCAATCGGCGATTATCTTTAGTACAATTAGAGGAAATTGCTGAAGGACATCTAGAGCGGGAAGAAGCATTACTAGAGAAAGCTAATCAATACTTATTTACAGATACTAATGCTATTACTACTTATCTATTTTCTTTATCTTATCACAATCAAGCTGCACCAAGATTAGTTGAGTTAGCCCAACAAGCAGCATCTCGCTATGATTTAGTATTTGTTTGTGACTCGGATATTCCTTATGATGATACTTGGGATCGTTCGGGAGAAGAAAATAGAAAAATATTTCAAAAACAAATTATTAATGAACTCATTATTCGTAAAATTCCTTTTTTTTTACTGCAAGGGGAACTGGAAACCAGAATAAACTATGTAAAAAGTATTTTAGCTAAATATTGTAAGTATGAAAATTTACTACAGTTGTTTGCTATGAATAAGTAA
- the pnuC gene encoding nicotinamide riboside transporter PnuC, with translation MWKFFSVNNIAFTLMGYPMSYVEFIGTILYLWSAWLVARRRILTWPVGIVSVLLYMALFYQIRLYSDMLEQVYYLITSIYGWWQWSKSSRTPVNSTSFRYSSQRYIIRFLALTLVISFVTGTLMSRIDIILPTFFPEKASFPYLDALTTIMSFTANWLMIEKRVESWYYWIVVDLLGIGLYYVKEVRFIALLYVILLGIAINGLVSWHQITKKSAIAQKIK, from the coding sequence ATGTGGAAATTCTTTAGCGTAAATAATATTGCCTTTACGCTCATGGGATATCCCATGAGCTATGTAGAATTTATAGGTACTATCCTTTATTTATGGTCGGCATGGTTAGTAGCACGGAGGAGGATATTAACATGGCCAGTTGGGATTGTGAGCGTGTTATTGTACATGGCATTGTTCTACCAAATTCGATTATATTCAGATATGTTGGAGCAGGTCTATTATTTAATAACCAGTATTTATGGTTGGTGGCAGTGGAGTAAATCTAGTCGCACTCCAGTTAATTCAACTTCTTTCCGTTACAGTTCTCAACGTTATATAATTCGATTTTTGGCGCTGACATTAGTAATTTCATTTGTTACTGGAACTTTAATGAGTCGTATAGATATAATATTGCCAACTTTTTTTCCAGAAAAGGCATCTTTTCCTTATTTAGATGCGTTGACAACTATAATGAGTTTTACCGCTAACTGGTTAATGATTGAAAAGCGGGTAGAAAGTTGGTATTACTGGATTGTTGTCGATTTGCTTGGAATTGGGTTGTATTACGTTAAAGAGGTAAGATTTATTGCTTTGCTTTATGTTATTTTGTTAGGGATTGCTATTAATGGCTTAGTATCTTGGCATCAAATTACTAAAAAATCAGCAATTGCTCAAAAGATTAAGTAG
- a CDS encoding ATP-dependent DNA helicase encodes MSQNLLNLTQTSESHQFTFTPQQSKAIQQLKEFLISPNTFFLLCGYAGTGKSTIIIQFIKELLQQGKRIALSAPTNKAVNILKKLAAQHQIIEVDFLTIHQLLGLGMVRKEQDKVLEQTNSSTLYLYDIIILDECSMVGRELWKWIEKGFKQTLFNRKKLILMGDSAQLNPIGEKRSPSFNVIERAILTEVVRQPGESPILDFITNCRSFVKNQAKTSIFLPHSQYKKGDKSNGAFKVTSETMLDYAIKTIKRKFALHPDCFRILCWTNKRVDYYNQIIREQVYGSTAPRFVPDERLITKKPVIAPDGKTVILPTSTEFTVKEVEISQHYGYRVWLLKIVTDEGIMRQIFVQHESESNRYEAELEQKLKSAKRNGFLWRKYYWFKDDLFAEVDNCFSLTVHNSQGSTFDEVGIDGDDLFTRLLVGNDESRKQKLKEYHRLWYVSGSRCKKRLLFVAPQLQKVERLFPRQITLF; translated from the coding sequence ATGAGCCAAAATTTACTCAACCTAACCCAAACCAGCGAATCACACCAGTTTACTTTTACCCCACAACAATCAAAAGCTATCCAACAACTAAAAGAATTTTTGATTAGCCCAAACACTTTCTTTCTCTTATGTGGATATGCCGGAACCGGAAAATCGACAATCATCATTCAATTCATCAAAGAACTGCTACAACAAGGCAAAAGAATTGCTTTAAGTGCGCCCACCAACAAAGCAGTTAATATCCTCAAAAAGTTAGCAGCACAGCACCAAATTATCGAAGTAGACTTTTTGACAATCCACCAACTTTTAGGATTAGGAATGGTCAGAAAAGAACAAGATAAAGTGCTAGAGCAAACCAACTCCAGTACCCTATACTTATACGACATTATCATTCTTGATGAATGTTCGATGGTAGGAAGAGAACTGTGGAAATGGATAGAAAAAGGATTCAAGCAAACACTGTTCAATCGAAAAAAACTAATTTTGATGGGAGATTCAGCCCAATTAAATCCCATTGGAGAAAAGCGCAGTCCTAGTTTTAATGTAATCGAGCGAGCTATCCTGACAGAAGTAGTTAGACAACCAGGAGAAAGTCCAATACTGGACTTTATTACTAACTGTCGCTCCTTCGTAAAAAATCAAGCTAAGACTTCAATTTTCCTACCTCATTCCCAATACAAAAAAGGAGACAAATCGAATGGTGCTTTCAAAGTAACCAGCGAAACAATGTTAGACTATGCCATCAAAACAATCAAGCGAAAATTTGCTCTTCATCCCGATTGTTTTAGAATCCTCTGCTGGACAAACAAACGAGTAGATTACTACAATCAGATAATTCGAGAACAAGTCTACGGTTCGACTGCACCACGATTCGTTCCCGACGAACGACTAATTACTAAAAAACCAGTAATAGCACCAGATGGCAAGACAGTAATTTTGCCAACTTCGACTGAATTTACTGTAAAAGAAGTAGAAATCAGTCAACATTATGGCTATCGAGTATGGCTGCTAAAAATTGTTACCGATGAGGGAATAATGCGGCAGATTTTTGTGCAGCATGAATCCGAATCCAACCGCTACGAAGCAGAACTAGAACAGAAGCTAAAAAGCGCCAAACGAAATGGTTTTTTGTGGCGCAAATATTATTGGTTCAAAGATGATTTGTTTGCCGAAGTCGATAATTGTTTTTCTTTAACGGTACATAATTCGCAAGGAAGTACTTTTGATGAAGTAGGAATAGATGGGGATGACCTTTTCACGCGCTTATTGGTAGGAAATGATGAGAGCAGAAAACAGAAATTAAAGGAGTATCATCGTTTATGGTATGTATCAGGTTCCAGATGTAAAAAAAGACTATTATTTGTCGCTCCTCAACTTCAAAAAGTTGAGAGATTATTCCCCCGACAAATCACGCTTTTTTAA
- the dnaN gene encoding DNA polymerase III subunit beta, which yields MTRIGLKKSVRAKTVNSTVTPPEKSNADSAKKRQKSSKTTSTNQPKPTEPSETISSQTEQTSEISALPIPTPVEAICNSREFNDYVQVLKAIVPNNNNHPILCNILIEAEPNSQQLQLTAYNLEFGMQVSFDATINQSGSLTLPVTILADILGKFPQGRLTINSEVTIPKGNKAANTPPSITATLSMPRSQHVIRGLIASEFPTIPPVNHKLFSLPASTLIGVLKGSLFAVSLNEAKRIITGVNFKLSYDAERGINHLRIWTTDGHRIAMILGLSESNNEANHWLEEAVEFTVPAKVLKLLERNLNPTERVSIYYDGSAEQVAKYVAFRCQNWQMTTQLLEGNYPPCNQIVDPYRSELKYQIIVERLALVRALERLATHSDKSHVTVGLEFDSEQQQIRASITNAVSSGQEIIAAKIDGDKLRVKLDIRYLIDTVKAVTTSDLRMLLASPLAPVLIVPFGTPVSGEAAIESEYAIAPQE from the coding sequence ATGACAAGAATTGGACTGAAAAAATCAGTTAGAGCTAAAACAGTTAACTCTACTGTAACGCCCCCAGAAAAATCAAATGCAGATAGTGCTAAAAAACGACAAAAAAGTTCAAAGACTACCTCCACTAACCAACCAAAACCAACTGAACCGTCAGAAACTATTTCATCCCAAACCGAACAAACCTCTGAAATATCGGCTTTACCAATACCAACACCAGTAGAAGCGATTTGTAATTCTAGGGAATTCAACGATTACGTGCAGGTACTTAAAGCGATAGTTCCTAACAATAATAACCATCCGATATTGTGCAACATTCTGATTGAAGCAGAGCCGAATTCCCAACAATTACAATTGACTGCATACAACCTAGAATTTGGAATGCAAGTTAGCTTTGATGCCACAATTAATCAATCAGGTTCTCTGACATTACCTGTTACCATACTAGCTGATATATTAGGGAAATTTCCTCAAGGTCGGCTGACAATAAATAGTGAAGTTACTATACCCAAAGGTAACAAAGCTGCAAACACACCACCATCCATAACTGCCACCTTATCAATGCCAAGAAGTCAGCACGTTATTCGAGGATTAATTGCCAGCGAATTTCCTACAATTCCTCCAGTAAACCACAAATTGTTTTCTCTCCCAGCTAGCACGCTAATAGGGGTACTTAAAGGTAGCTTGTTTGCTGTCAGTTTGAATGAAGCGAAACGAATTATAACAGGTGTTAACTTTAAACTTAGTTATGATGCAGAACGTGGGATTAATCACCTGAGAATTTGGACAACAGACGGACATCGAATTGCCATGATTTTGGGATTAAGTGAGAGCAACAATGAGGCTAATCATTGGCTCGAAGAAGCAGTAGAATTTACTGTACCTGCTAAAGTGTTGAAGCTACTAGAACGCAATTTAAACCCGACAGAGCGCGTTTCTATTTACTACGATGGTTCGGCAGAGCAGGTAGCAAAGTATGTAGCTTTTCGTTGTCAAAATTGGCAAATGACAACCCAGTTGTTAGAAGGAAATTACCCACCATGTAACCAAATTGTTGACCCTTACAGAAGTGAGTTGAAGTATCAAATAATAGTGGAGCGATTAGCTTTAGTTAGGGCATTGGAAAGATTAGCAACTCACAGCGATAAATCCCACGTTACGGTAGGGTTAGAATTTGATTCCGAACAACAACAAATTCGAGCTTCAATTACTAATGCAGTTAGTTCTGGTCAGGAAATAATTGCTGCTAAGATTGATGGTGATAAGTTGCGAGTAAAGTTAGATATTCGCTATTTAATCGATACGGTGAAAGCAGTTACAACGTCAGATTTGCGAATGCTGTTAGCTTCACCCCTGGCACCAGTATTGATTGTGCCTTTTGGTACGCCAGTTTCGGGAGAAGCGGCTATCGAATCAGAATATGCAATAGCACCCCAAGAGTAA
- a CDS encoding transposase, whose translation MSKQRDDYDNPWKEAIAVYFKSFIAFFFPDIYEQIDWKIPYEFLDNELRQVMRDDELGQREADKLVKVWLTNGQETWVLIHLEVQSQYQSTFAERMYVYNSRIFGIYRKKVASLAILSDSEKSWRPQEYSYDIWGTRVLLRFSMVKLLDYQEDWQTLEASINPFAPIVMAYLKTQATGGKPQERLEWKLSIVKSLFERGYNRSEIRELFRLIDWMMTLPGDLESGFSQEIKRFEEENQMRYDTTFERLARREDIIEILEIRFTELPSELVKAINLVQDSELLRMLHRQAVTIESLSDFQQLISQSQSEENND comes from the coding sequence ATGTCTAAACAACGGGATGATTATGATAATCCTTGGAAAGAAGCTATCGCTGTTTACTTTAAATCTTTTATTGCTTTCTTTTTCCCAGATATCTACGAACAAATAGACTGGAAAATCCCATACGAATTTCTGGATAATGAACTCAGACAAGTGATGCGGGATGACGAATTAGGACAAAGAGAAGCTGATAAATTAGTTAAAGTTTGGTTAACTAACGGTCAGGAAACTTGGGTGTTGATTCATTTAGAAGTGCAAAGTCAATACCAATCAACTTTTGCGGAAAGAATGTATGTTTACAACAGTCGCATTTTCGGTATTTACCGGAAAAAAGTGGCGAGTTTAGCAATTTTATCCGACTCAGAAAAATCTTGGCGACCCCAAGAATACAGTTATGACATTTGGGGAACTAGGGTTTTGTTAAGGTTTTCGATGGTCAAGTTGCTAGACTATCAAGAGGATTGGCAAACTTTAGAAGCAAGTATCAACCCTTTCGCTCCTATTGTTATGGCGTATCTAAAAACACAGGCGACAGGTGGAAAACCTCAAGAGCGGTTAGAGTGGAAATTAAGCATTGTCAAGAGTCTGTTTGAACGGGGTTATAATCGGTCTGAAATCCGTGAATTATTTCGATTAATTGACTGGATGATGACATTGCCAGGAGATTTGGAAAGTGGGTTTAGTCAAGAAATCAAACGTTTTGAGGAGGAAAATCAAATGCGTTACGATACTACTTTTGAACGTTTAGCTCGTCGAGAGGATATTATCGAAATTTTAGAAATCCGGTTCACAGAACTGCCAAGTGAGTTGGTAAAAGCTATTAATCTGGTACAAGATTCTGAGTTACTCAGGATGTTGCATAGGCAAGCTGTTACTATTGAATCTTTGTCTGATTTTCAGCAACTTATATCTCAGTCTCAATCAGAAGAGAATAATGATTGA
- the dnaX gene encoding DNA polymerase III subunit gamma/tau, with amino-acid sequence MHQPLSLKYRPKNLASLVGQEPIKIALTNAVTSAKIAPAYLFTGPRGTGKTSTARILAKSLNCLNSSVTTANPCQKCASCKAIDAGNSLDVSEIDAASHNGVEDARELIERSNFAPAMSRYRIFVLDECHQLSSSAQNALLKCIEEPPSHVVFILCTTEAHKVLPTISSRCQTFNFKALSMEAIVEQLSRVAVQESIAITEEANKLIAKHSEGGLRDALQLLSQLSLMGEEITLERVVEVSGGIRSHDLATLVKAICAGDVLTVLQSARTLIDSGKTPKLILSSLLAVYRDLLIVKSVPKSENILAGTLSYSQLRQVANTLDFPSIDAALMQLQKSESQLRVTTNGATWLEVCLLNLIHNNQRQLLGNQEQHNRNGNGKVEELSSVWMKVVEATKPANRSLLSRAKLISLNESNCVLVVPTSDVKKFQSNVALVERIVSRVLGYSVTIAIEERKELSV; translated from the coding sequence ATGCACCAACCATTATCACTCAAATATCGACCAAAAAATCTGGCAAGTTTAGTAGGTCAAGAACCAATCAAAATCGCCCTAACAAATGCAGTAACTTCGGCTAAAATTGCCCCAGCTTATTTGTTTACTGGGCCAAGAGGAACAGGTAAAACTTCTACAGCACGCATTCTAGCCAAATCGTTAAATTGTCTTAATTCGTCAGTGACGACAGCAAATCCTTGCCAAAAATGTGCATCATGTAAAGCAATTGATGCAGGCAATAGTTTAGATGTAAGTGAAATTGATGCAGCTAGTCATAATGGGGTAGAAGATGCTAGAGAATTAATCGAACGCAGCAATTTTGCACCAGCAATGAGTCGGTATCGAATATTCGTTTTAGATGAATGTCATCAACTTAGTAGTAGTGCTCAAAATGCACTGCTCAAATGTATCGAAGAACCACCATCTCATGTGGTATTTATTCTCTGTACAACTGAAGCGCACAAGGTATTACCAACTATTAGTTCGCGCTGTCAAACGTTTAACTTTAAAGCACTGTCTATGGAGGCAATTGTCGAACAATTGTCACGAGTAGCTGTTCAAGAATCGATCGCCATTACAGAGGAAGCAAATAAGCTAATTGCAAAACATTCAGAGGGTGGATTAAGAGATGCTTTGCAATTGCTTTCTCAATTATCGTTGATGGGAGAAGAAATTACACTAGAGCGTGTAGTGGAAGTGTCTGGTGGGATTCGTTCTCATGATTTAGCTACGCTTGTCAAAGCTATCTGTGCGGGTGATGTACTGACAGTATTACAATCAGCAAGGACTCTAATTGATAGCGGTAAAACACCAAAATTGATTCTGAGTAGTCTGTTGGCAGTTTACCGCGATTTACTGATTGTTAAAAGCGTACCCAAAAGTGAGAATATACTCGCCGGAACTCTATCGTATTCGCAATTGCGACAAGTTGCTAACACGCTAGATTTTCCTAGCATAGATGCAGCTTTAATGCAATTACAAAAATCAGAAAGTCAGTTGAGAGTAACGACTAATGGTGCTACTTGGTTAGAAGTATGCTTGCTCAATTTGATTCACAATAATCAACGCCAACTACTAGGGAATCAAGAGCAGCATAACCGAAACGGGAATGGCAAAGTTGAGGAATTGAGTTCAGTTTGGATGAAGGTTGTTGAAGCAACAAAACCAGCTAATCGCAGCTTACTTTCTCGCGCAAAATTAATCAGTTTAAATGAAAGTAATTGTGTACTAGTAGTCCCCACATCTGATGTGAAAAAGTTTCAAAGCAATGTGGCATTAGTAGAACGAATTGTCAGCCGAGTATTGGGTTATTCAGTTACGATTGCGATTGAAGAAAGGAAGGAACTGTCAGTATGA
- the holA gene encoding DNA polymerase III subunit delta — protein MITLLVGNDTEAIKQELATFKAHTHPRWRDFNVHQFSAEQLSAAMMSAFSVPFGEGGKLIIVENCDFKQFGETGLEMLQPLSLLPKTTHLVFTANSIDKRLKVTKHLLSLGKLKELALIPPWRSDLIEQAIGNTAKQMQLTIARDAVNYLAQAIGNDTTRMVKELEKLAVYAAGAKITKEQAIALIPITTSNSLQLAQALLKRETVPIVQIVRELLSRAEFPLVIVATLITQFKTWLWVKAALVAKRSDSEIATLCGLGNPKRMYFLRQEVNDVSTNYLSKVLSMLFELEVELKSGEKADSILPALLRIVQVPSHTTSVCYNNGASSNT, from the coding sequence ATGATAACGCTATTAGTTGGCAACGATACTGAAGCGATTAAGCAAGAATTGGCAACATTTAAAGCACACACGCATCCCCGGTGGCGAGACTTTAACGTGCATCAATTTAGTGCTGAACAATTAAGTGCTGCCATGATGAGTGCTTTTTCAGTTCCTTTTGGTGAAGGTGGCAAACTAATTATCGTAGAAAATTGTGATTTCAAACAGTTTGGTGAAACTGGATTAGAGATGTTGCAACCTTTATCCCTGTTACCCAAAACTACCCATTTGGTATTTACGGCTAATTCTATTGATAAGCGGCTGAAGGTAACTAAACATTTGTTATCGTTAGGTAAGCTGAAAGAGTTGGCTTTGATTCCGCCTTGGCGTAGTGACTTAATCGAACAAGCGATCGGCAATACTGCTAAACAAATGCAGTTAACTATTGCTCGTGATGCTGTGAACTATTTAGCCCAAGCCATTGGTAATGATACTACTAGAATGGTGAAAGAATTGGAAAAGCTAGCTGTTTATGCCGCAGGTGCAAAAATTACCAAAGAGCAGGCTATTGCGTTAATTCCCATCACCACAAGCAACAGTTTACAATTAGCTCAAGCATTACTGAAACGTGAAACTGTCCCAATTGTTCAGATAGTACGCGAATTACTATCTCGTGCTGAATTTCCTTTAGTAATTGTTGCTACTCTCATTACTCAGTTTAAGACTTGGTTGTGGGTGAAAGCAGCATTAGTAGCTAAACGTTCTGACTCAGAAATTGCTACTTTGTGCGGTTTAGGTAATCCCAAACGAATGTATTTCTTACGACAAGAAGTAAATGATGTTTCGACAAATTACTTGTCAAAAGTACTTTCGATGCTATTTGAGTTGGAAGTTGAATTAAAAAGTGGAGAAAAAGCTGATTCCATACTGCCAGCATTGTTGAGAATTGTACAGGTACCCTCTCATACTACATCGGTATGTTACAATAATGGGGCAAGTAGTAATACATGA
- a CDS encoding SPFH domain-containing protein has protein sequence MWKTFYIKPNEIGILYHRSDFQKILQPGTYTFFGWRWRVKTYDLNQPEVKIENLELLLRDRSAELEPYLLVVRTAFNQAALVRIGQNWVSVLPNQLRAFWRGFIEVESHIFNLDESLELSAEFREQIRKIALDGIQKFLISESEIGLLYVQKNFVRSLEPGEYAFWTVEQLVLVHNLSRIIPNPDFPLPDVLIEQHPDFVAAYCETVQLQNHQVAIVSYQGKVISILPPSMRKLFWLGVEVEVIDISNDAKLSANLVAELVLNAPEIVRNFLHIQEVPAQHVGLLYINQEFQTQLQPGIHAWWIFGRSWQTEAIDLRLQTIEVSGQDILSKDKVPLRLNLTAGFRILDPLKAKNGLSDIAGFLYKELQFGLRGAVGERTLDALLENKGAVDKSVAEYIEQKTADYGIEINSVGVKDIILPGEIKTILSKVVEAEKSAQANVVRRREETAATRSMLNTAKVMEDNPVALRLKELEVLERIAEKIDRIQVNGSLDSILTDLIRLNRE, from the coding sequence ATGTGGAAAACATTTTATATTAAACCTAACGAAATTGGAATTTTGTATCACCGTAGTGATTTCCAAAAAATTTTGCAGCCGGGGACTTACACTTTTTTTGGTTGGCGGTGGCGAGTCAAAACCTACGATCTCAATCAACCAGAGGTAAAGATTGAGAACTTGGAGCTATTACTGCGAGATCGTAGTGCGGAGTTAGAGCCATACTTATTAGTAGTAAGAACTGCATTTAATCAAGCCGCTTTAGTACGAATAGGACAAAATTGGGTTAGTGTTTTACCCAACCAATTGCGAGCTTTTTGGCGCGGTTTTATTGAAGTCGAGTCTCATATTTTCAATTTGGATGAAAGCTTGGAATTATCAGCCGAGTTCAGAGAACAAATACGTAAGATTGCCTTGGATGGAATCCAGAAGTTCTTAATTTCCGAGTCGGAAATTGGTTTACTTTACGTGCAGAAAAACTTCGTGCGCTCGCTCGAACCAGGCGAGTACGCTTTTTGGACTGTCGAGCAACTTGTTTTAGTCCACAATCTCAGCCGAATTATACCCAATCCAGACTTTCCTTTACCAGATGTATTGATCGAGCAACATCCTGATTTCGTAGCTGCTTACTGCGAAACGGTACAATTACAAAATCATCAGGTAGCTATTGTTAGCTATCAAGGTAAAGTTATTTCCATCCTCCCGCCAAGTATGAGGAAACTATTTTGGCTAGGTGTGGAAGTAGAGGTAATTGATATCAGCAATGATGCTAAATTATCAGCTAATTTAGTGGCAGAATTAGTCTTGAATGCGCCAGAGATAGTCCGCAATTTTTTGCATATTCAAGAAGTGCCAGCACAGCACGTTGGATTACTTTACATCAATCAAGAGTTTCAAACCCAACTTCAGCCAGGAATACACGCTTGGTGGATATTTGGACGTTCTTGGCAGACGGAAGCCATTGATTTGAGATTGCAAACGATCGAAGTATCCGGTCAAGATATTCTCTCTAAAGATAAAGTACCTTTGCGGTTAAATTTAACTGCTGGGTTTCGCATTCTAGATCCATTAAAAGCCAAAAACGGTTTATCCGATATTGCTGGTTTCTTATACAAGGAACTACAATTTGGTTTGCGGGGAGCAGTGGGCGAACGTACTCTAGATGCTTTACTAGAAAATAAAGGAGCAGTCGATAAAAGCGTAGCTGAATATATCGAGCAAAAAACTGCCGACTATGGAATTGAAATTAATTCAGTTGGGGTCAAAGATATTATTTTACCTGGCGAGATTAAGACAATTTTGAGTAAGGTGGTAGAGGCAGAGAAATCTGCTCAAGCTAACGTAGTACGTCGTCGAGAAGAAACTGCTGCCACTCGCAGTATGTTGAATACGGCGAAAGTGATGGAAGATAATCCGGTGGCTTTGCGTTTAAAAGAGTTGGAAGTGTTAGAAAGAATTGCTGAGAAGATCGATCGCATTCAAGTTAACGGTAGCTTGGATAGTATTTTGACCGACTTAATTCGGCTCAACCGGGAATAA